From a single Pigmentibacter ruber genomic region:
- a CDS encoding pyruvate, water dikinase regulatory protein, with protein sequence MDKDIQTPNIFTVSDGTGETALSIVRAVKVQFEHEEMHIQRFNKVRTRDLLEEMLIQAREKNAIVVATLVDPTLRIYLISRSMQLGVKVVDVLFPLLESVSELIGKRPSAIPGLLRQLDEDYFKRISAIEYTVRHDDGVISNDLFEADIILIGVSRTSKTPLSMYLGHKGYKVANIPLVPGIEPPPELFKVDQNKIIGLIIDPSRLAEIRIARVEALGSNDIGDYADLEKIFEELEWSREIFKRNKKWPVLDVTGKALEENSVEIEKIILSRFPELESE encoded by the coding sequence ATGGATAAAGATATTCAAACACCTAATATTTTTACTGTCTCTGATGGTACTGGTGAAACAGCTTTAAGCATAGTAAGAGCTGTCAAAGTACAGTTCGAACATGAAGAAATGCATATTCAAAGATTTAATAAAGTTAGAACAAGAGATTTACTGGAAGAAATGCTTATCCAAGCTAGAGAAAAAAACGCCATTGTTGTAGCTACACTAGTAGATCCGACTTTACGAATTTATTTAATTTCACGTTCAATGCAACTAGGAGTTAAGGTTGTTGATGTATTATTTCCATTATTAGAATCCGTTTCAGAGTTAATTGGAAAAAGACCAAGCGCTATACCTGGCTTGCTACGTCAATTGGATGAAGATTATTTTAAAAGAATTAGTGCGATAGAGTATACTGTAAGACATGATGACGGTGTGATATCTAATGATTTATTTGAAGCAGATATTATCTTGATAGGTGTATCAAGAACTTCAAAAACTCCTCTCTCTATGTATTTAGGCCATAAAGGATATAAAGTTGCAAATATACCCTTGGTACCAGGTATTGAGCCACCGCCTGAATTATTTAAAGTTGATCAAAATAAAATTATTGGACTTATAATTGACCCTTCGAGACTTGCAGAAATAAGAATAGCTAGAGTTGAGGCTTTAGGCTCAAACGATATAGGTGATTATGCTGATCTTGAAAAAATATTTGAAGAATTAGAGTGGAGTAGAGAAATATTTAAGCGCAATAAAAAATGGCCAGTTTTAGATGTCACAGGTAAAGCACTTGAAGAAAATTCTGTTGAAATTGAGAAAATAATCTTAAGCAGATTTCCCGAATTAGAAAGTGAATAG